A stretch of the Bradyrhizobium arachidis genome encodes the following:
- a CDS encoding methyltransferase domain-containing protein, which produces MKGRKNAVCASVEHLPFGEAVFECVVCVGEVLSYCDPAAALREFARILSPRGHLVFDFGSTRSIVHWRTELFGRAADILTDHYNGSSEKVWRYSPAYIRGLLKANGFEIRQTHGIHTWSALAKRLGTSEARALRMQRWLEIVRLPSIWADILTIVAVKETSAR; this is translated from the coding sequence ATGAAGGGACGCAAAAACGCGGTCTGCGCTTCAGTCGAACATCTACCCTTTGGGGAGGCAGTCTTCGAGTGCGTCGTATGCGTCGGAGAGGTTTTATCGTATTGCGATCCAGCTGCTGCCCTTCGTGAATTCGCTCGCATCCTATCTCCGAGAGGGCATCTGGTATTCGATTTTGGAAGCACGCGCAGCATCGTCCATTGGCGCACTGAGCTCTTTGGCCGAGCCGCGGATATTCTGACGGATCACTACAACGGCTCGTCCGAAAAAGTGTGGCGTTACAGTCCCGCATACATTCGAGGACTTCTTAAAGCCAATGGCTTTGAAATTCGCCAGACACACGGAATCCATACATGGTCTGCGTTGGCAAAACGACTGGGCACCAGCGAGGCGCGGGCGCTCAGGATGCAAAGATGGCTTGAAATAGTGAGACTTCCATCGATCTGGGCCGACATCCTCACGATCGTTGCCGTGAAAGAGACATCCGCGAGATGA
- a CDS encoding tyrosine-type recombinase/integrase produces the protein MLVSSAVAEYLRYCAVERQLSAHSLEAYAVDLNDFHRFLGLDRPLESVGSADLGAYLSDLLERRRLSISTARRRFACLRTFFRRMAGSGRAADPFQGWRLELPRRMRLPRCLSQHEVRGVLSSLAGAQRVTSSSSAPVLIAVRLMIATGIRVGELCKILVSDVAPEATRVRIRGKGARDRHVYVSDAGLRSELLQLLETRAKQPTRDAHLFVNRLKRPMRSQSVRVALRRHSEASSNRRRITPHMLRHTAATLLIERGVDIRFVQKLLGHSSISTTEIYTHVSDEALRASLEKADVLANLAA, from the coding sequence ATGCTGGTCAGCTCAGCGGTTGCCGAGTACTTGAGGTATTGTGCGGTTGAACGGCAGCTGTCCGCGCACAGCCTGGAAGCCTATGCCGTGGATCTGAACGATTTTCATCGATTTTTGGGTCTAGATCGCCCTTTGGAATCGGTTGGTAGTGCAGATCTTGGAGCGTATCTTTCCGATCTGTTAGAACGTCGAAGGCTTTCGATTTCGACTGCGCGTCGACGTTTCGCTTGCCTGCGCACATTTTTTCGGCGGATGGCCGGCTCGGGGCGCGCTGCGGATCCGTTTCAGGGTTGGCGTCTGGAACTTCCGCGACGAATGCGGTTGCCTCGTTGTCTATCGCAGCATGAGGTTCGGGGGGTATTATCAAGCTTGGCAGGCGCGCAGAGGGTGACATCTTCGTCATCAGCACCGGTTTTGATCGCGGTTCGCCTGATGATCGCAACCGGCATAAGGGTAGGTGAACTCTGCAAGATACTCGTTTCCGATGTCGCACCTGAGGCGACGCGCGTCAGAATTCGCGGTAAGGGAGCAAGGGATCGACACGTGTATGTCTCCGATGCTGGGCTTCGCTCCGAGCTCTTGCAACTATTAGAGACGCGTGCAAAGCAGCCGACAAGGGACGCGCATCTTTTTGTGAACCGACTAAAGCGGCCGATGCGATCCCAGTCGGTTCGCGTCGCTCTTCGTCGCCATTCTGAAGCGTCGAGTAACCGACGCCGGATTACGCCGCACATGTTACGTCACACGGCCGCAACTCTATTGATCGAGCGCGGCGTAGATATTCGCTTTGTTCAAAAATTGCTTGGACATTCTAGCATTTCAACGACCGAAATTTATACCCACGTGTCGGATGAAGCTCTTAGAGCAAGCTTAGAGAAAGCTGACGTCCTGGCCAACCTGGCAGCGTAG
- a CDS encoding acyl-CoA dehydrogenase family protein: MEEFSSVKSRGAGWRSVLSKVRGQLAKTAVARDRSGGTAKAERDLLRRSGLLLLSVPREYGGIGASWIDTFGAVRELAQVDSSLAHLFAFQHLQIGSILLYASPEQQASLLRGTVEQGWFWGNALNPRDLRTHLTADGAGFCLDGIKSFCSGARDSDRLLVSTQDAQGGFHITALPTVREGITVLDDWDNMGQRQTDSGTVTFERVAVAQHEVLGPPGPFGTRASLRACLAQTVLGMIYLGIAQGALEQAIAFTREQSRPWPGSGVETALEDAYIQQHYGEFHVALAGAEALSERALAQLQAAWDEGDKLAAEGRGEAAVAIATFKVAAAKAGLDIATRLFDVTGARATHARYGFDRYWRNLRTHSLHDPIDYKLKDLGCFILTGRYPVPGFYT; this comes from the coding sequence GTGGAAGAATTCTCGAGCGTGAAATCTCGTGGGGCTGGGTGGCGCTCGGTTCTGTCGAAAGTGCGTGGTCAATTGGCGAAGACTGCGGTCGCTCGCGACCGCAGCGGAGGTACCGCCAAGGCGGAGCGCGATCTTCTGCGCCGCTCCGGCCTGCTTCTATTGTCCGTGCCTCGCGAGTATGGCGGTATCGGCGCATCCTGGATCGATACCTTCGGCGCGGTGCGGGAGTTGGCGCAGGTCGATTCCTCGCTCGCCCATCTCTTCGCCTTCCAACATCTCCAAATCGGCTCGATCCTGCTCTATGCTAGTCCTGAACAGCAGGCATCGCTGCTGCGTGGCACGGTCGAACAAGGCTGGTTTTGGGGCAACGCGCTCAATCCGCGGGACTTGCGTACACACCTCACGGCAGACGGTGCAGGATTCTGCCTCGACGGCATCAAGAGCTTTTGTTCGGGCGCTCGAGACTCGGATCGCCTGCTGGTTTCAACACAAGATGCCCAAGGCGGATTCCACATCACTGCCTTGCCAACGGTGCGTGAAGGCATCACTGTACTGGACGACTGGGACAATATGGGCCAGCGGCAGACCGACAGCGGCACCGTGACCTTTGAGCGTGTTGCAGTGGCGCAGCACGAAGTGCTGGGGCCACCCGGTCCCTTCGGTACACGTGCGTCGCTCCGCGCCTGCCTCGCCCAGACCGTGCTGGGCATGATCTACCTGGGCATTGCGCAGGGAGCGCTTGAGCAGGCGATTGCTTTCACGCGAGAGCAGTCGCGGCCCTGGCCGGGATCGGGTGTCGAGACAGCGCTGGAAGATGCCTATATTCAACAACACTATGGCGAGTTTCATGTCGCGCTTGCTGGCGCCGAGGCCCTCTCGGAGCGTGCGCTTGCGCAGTTGCAGGCTGCCTGGGATGAGGGCGACAAACTTGCCGCCGAAGGTAGAGGAGAGGCGGCGGTGGCAATCGCCACCTTTAAAGTTGCCGCGGCGAAGGCGGGGCTCGATATCGCGACACGACTGTTCGACGTTACAGGCGCGCGAGCTACCCACGCACGCTATGGCTTTGACCGCTATTGGCGCAACCTGCGAACCCATTCATTGCACGATCCGATCGACTACAAGCTGAAAGATCTGGGCTGCTTCATCCTGACCGGGCGCTACCCGGTTCCCGGATTCTATACCTAG
- the sfnG gene encoding dimethylsulfone monooxygenase SfnG, giving the protein MTTNSNPIRFAYWVPNVSGGLVISSIEQRTSWDIDYNRKLAQIAEKAGFDYALSQIRFTAGYGADKQHESVSFSHALLAATEKLNVIAAILPGPWNPALAAKQIATISQLTNARVAVNIVSGWFRGEFHAIGEPWLDHDERYRRSEEFINALRGIWSQESYTLGGDFYRFRDYSLKPKPLDPLPEIFQGGSSRAARDMAARVSDWYFTNGNTPDGLKAQVDDIRAKEKAFGKSWRTKIAINAFGIVRQTEEEAKDVLQEILDKAIPEAVGGFHHEVQNAGNASPEREGNWARSTFQDLVQYNDGFRSNLIGTPQQVAERIIELKRAGADLILLGFLHFQEEVEYFGEHVIPLVRELEAQNAPHAQAAE; this is encoded by the coding sequence ATGACCACGAACAGCAACCCGATCAGATTTGCTTACTGGGTCCCGAATGTATCCGGCGGCCTTGTTATTTCTTCTATCGAGCAGCGCACCAGTTGGGACATCGACTACAATCGCAAGCTTGCCCAGATCGCCGAGAAGGCCGGCTTCGACTACGCCTTGAGCCAAATCCGCTTCACTGCGGGCTACGGTGCCGACAAGCAGCACGAATCCGTCAGCTTCTCGCACGCACTTCTTGCTGCGACCGAGAAGCTCAACGTCATCGCTGCGATCCTTCCCGGGCCGTGGAATCCAGCGCTGGCCGCGAAGCAGATCGCAACCATCAGCCAGCTGACCAACGCCCGCGTTGCGGTCAATATCGTCTCGGGCTGGTTCCGCGGTGAATTCCATGCCATTGGCGAGCCGTGGCTCGATCACGACGAGCGCTATCGCCGCTCGGAAGAGTTCATCAATGCACTGCGTGGGATCTGGAGCCAGGAGAGCTACACTCTAGGTGGTGATTTCTACCGATTCCGCGATTATTCGCTCAAGCCGAAGCCGCTCGATCCTCTACCGGAGATTTTCCAGGGCGGCTCCTCGCGCGCGGCGCGCGACATGGCGGCGCGGGTGTCAGATTGGTATTTCACAAATGGCAACACGCCGGACGGGCTGAAGGCGCAGGTCGACGACATCAGGGCCAAGGAAAAGGCGTTTGGCAAGAGCTGGCGAACCAAGATTGCCATCAACGCATTCGGCATCGTCCGGCAGACCGAAGAGGAAGCCAAGGATGTCCTCCAGGAGATCCTCGACAAGGCAATCCCGGAAGCGGTGGGCGGTTTCCATCACGAGGTCCAGAATGCCGGAAATGCCAGCCCCGAGCGCGAGGGCAATTGGGCCAGATCCACCTTCCAGGATCTGGTTCAATACAACGACGGTTTCCGCTCGAACCTGATCGGCACGCCGCAGCAGGTCGCCGAGCGCATCATCGAGCTCAAGCGGGCCGGTGCCGATCTCATCCTGCTCGGCTTCCTGCATTTCCAGGAAGAAGTCGAATATTTCGGCGAGCATGTGATCCCGCTGGTTCGCGAACTCGAGGCCCAGAACGCGCCACACGCTCAGGCGGCGGAATAG